From one Bacteroides fragilis NCTC 9343 genomic stretch:
- a CDS encoding RidA family protein gives MKKVICSEKAPGAIGPYSQAIEANGMVFVSGQLPIDAATGVMPDGVEAQARQSLENIKHILEAAGLTMADIVKTTVFLQDMSLFAGMNGVYATYFDGAFPARSAVAVKALPKDALVEIECIAAR, from the coding sequence ATGAAAAAAGTAATTTGCAGTGAGAAGGCACCGGGAGCTATCGGGCCTTACAGTCAAGCTATTGAAGCTAATGGAATGGTATTTGTCTCTGGTCAGCTTCCTATTGATGCGGCTACGGGTGTGATGCCTGATGGTGTGGAGGCGCAAGCCCGCCAGTCACTCGAGAATATAAAACATATCCTTGAGGCTGCCGGTCTGACAATGGCAGACATTGTAAAAACAACTGTTTTCCTCCAGGATATGTCTCTGTTTGCCGGAATGAACGGAGTATACGCAACTTATTTTGACGGTGCATTTCCCGCTCGTTCGGCTGTTGCCGTGAAAGCCTTGCCTAAAGATGCCTTAGTCGAGATCGAGTGCATCGCGGCACGATAA
- a CDS encoding tetratricopeptide repeat protein has product MKKSILFTFVLCLLSQWSVAQAPKWVEKAKRSVFSIVTYDKDDKIQNTGNGFFVTEDGVALSDYSLFKGAQRAVIINSEGEKMPVECILGANDMYDIIKFRVGITVKKVPALQVAALAPAVGAEVYLLPYSTQKGGNVTRGKVKKVDNIGGDKYHYYTLDMVLKDKMVSCPVTTADGKVFGVAQKSSGQDTASISYAAGAAFAMSQNISALALSDPALNAIGIKKGLPEDEDQALVYLFIASTQSTPEAYAIALDDFIKTFPNSADGYLRRAGNYVFADKDENHMDKAAADLEHALKVAQKKDDTYYNIAKLIYNYQLSKPETVYKDWTYDQALENVRSAIAIQSLPVYQQLEGDILFAKQDYAGAFASYDKVNQTELASPASFFSAAKAKELSKAAPEEVIALLDSCIARCQTPITSDLAPYLLERAQMYMNVEKYRLALADYDAYFNAVKGSVNDLFYYYREQAAFKAKQFQRALDDIAKAIELNPEDLTYRAEQAVVNLRVGRYEEAEKVLKDALAIDPKYAEGYRLLGICQIQLKQEKAACASFAKAKELGDPNVDELIKKHCK; this is encoded by the coding sequence ATGAAAAAGAGCATACTATTCACATTTGTGCTTTGCCTCCTGTCACAATGGAGTGTAGCACAAGCCCCTAAGTGGGTTGAGAAAGCGAAACGATCGGTTTTTTCCATCGTTACGTATGATAAAGACGACAAAATTCAGAATACCGGTAACGGATTCTTTGTAACCGAAGACGGAGTGGCTCTGTCTGACTATTCACTGTTTAAAGGTGCCCAGCGTGCTGTTATTATTAACTCAGAAGGTGAAAAGATGCCTGTTGAGTGTATTCTGGGAGCCAATGATATGTATGATATCATTAAGTTTCGTGTGGGCATTACAGTGAAGAAAGTACCGGCTTTACAAGTGGCTGCTCTTGCTCCGGCTGTGGGTGCTGAAGTTTATTTATTGCCTTATTCCACTCAGAAAGGCGGTAACGTGACCCGTGGTAAAGTGAAAAAGGTAGATAATATCGGTGGTGATAAATATCATTACTATACGCTGGACATGGTATTGAAAGATAAAATGGTCAGTTGTCCGGTCACTACGGCGGACGGTAAAGTGTTTGGAGTGGCACAGAAGTCCTCGGGACAAGATACTGCCTCTATCAGCTATGCGGCCGGTGCGGCTTTCGCCATGTCTCAAAATATCAGTGCACTTGCGCTGAGCGACCCTGCCTTGAATGCTATCGGTATAAAGAAGGGGTTGCCCGAAGATGAAGATCAGGCTCTGGTCTATCTCTTTATTGCTTCAACACAATCCACACCTGAGGCTTATGCCATCGCCCTTGACGATTTTATAAAGACTTTCCCGAACAGTGCCGACGGTTATCTTCGCCGTGCCGGAAACTATGTTTTTGCAGACAAGGATGAAAACCACATGGATAAAGCGGCTGCCGACCTGGAACATGCGCTGAAGGTTGCACAGAAGAAAGACGATACCTATTATAACATAGCCAAGCTGATATACAATTATCAATTGAGTAAACCCGAAACTGTTTATAAAGACTGGACGTATGATCAGGCTCTGGAGAATGTACGGAGTGCGATTGCCATTCAGAGTTTACCCGTCTACCAGCAGTTGGAAGGAGATATTCTTTTTGCCAAGCAGGATTATGCAGGTGCATTTGCCAGCTATGACAAAGTGAATCAGACCGAACTGGCATCTCCTGCCTCTTTCTTCAGCGCTGCCAAAGCGAAGGAGTTGAGTAAAGCTGCTCCTGAAGAAGTAATTGCTTTGTTGGACAGTTGTATAGCCCGTTGCCAGACACCTATAACTTCCGATTTGGCTCCTTACCTGTTGGAACGTGCCCAGATGTATATGAATGTAGAGAAGTATCGTTTGGCTCTGGCAGATTATGATGCCTATTTCAATGCAGTGAAAGGTAGTGTCAATGACCTGTTCTATTATTACCGTGAGCAGGCTGCCTTCAAGGCTAAGCAGTTCCAGCGTGCGTTGGATGATATAGCAAAGGCGATCGAACTTAATCCGGAAGATCTCACTTATCGTGCAGAACAGGCTGTGGTAAATCTCCGTGTAGGCCGTTACGAAGAGGCTGAGAAAGTATTGAAAGACGCATTAGCTATCGATCCGAAATATGCTGAAGGGTATCGTTTGCTGGGAATTTGCCAGATTCAGTTAAAGCAAGAGAAAGCGGCTTGCGCAAGCTTTGCCAAGGCAAAAGAGCTTGGAGACCCCAATGTAGACGAACTGATTAAAAAACATTGTAAATAA
- the rlmB gene encoding 23S rRNA (guanosine(2251)-2'-O)-methyltransferase RlmB, whose amino-acid sequence MIDKSEMIFGVRAVIEAIQAGKEIDKILVKKDIQSDLSKELFTALKGTLIPVQRVPVERINRITRKNHQGVVAFISSVTYQKTEDLVPFLFEEGKNPFFVMLDGITDVRNFGAIARTCECAGVDAVIIPAKGSVTVNADAMKTSAGALHTLPVCREQNLKTTLQYLKDSGFRIVAATEKGDYDYTKADYTGPMCIIMGAEDTGVSYDNLALCDEWVKIPMLGSIESLNVSVAAGILIYEGVKQRTN is encoded by the coding sequence ATGATTGATAAAAGCGAAATGATTTTCGGCGTTCGTGCCGTGATTGAAGCCATTCAGGCTGGTAAAGAGATAGACAAGATTTTGGTGAAAAAAGACATTCAGAGTGACTTGTCAAAAGAGCTGTTTACTGCTCTGAAAGGTACGCTGATTCCTGTCCAGCGTGTCCCGGTGGAACGTATCAACCGTATCACCCGTAAGAATCATCAGGGGGTGGTTGCGTTCATCTCTTCGGTAACGTATCAGAAGACGGAAGATTTGGTGCCTTTCCTTTTCGAAGAAGGTAAGAATCCTTTCTTTGTCATGCTTGATGGAATTACGGATGTGCGTAATTTTGGTGCCATAGCCCGTACTTGCGAATGTGCCGGAGTAGATGCCGTCATTATTCCTGCAAAAGGAAGCGTTACGGTCAATGCGGATGCGATGAAGACTTCGGCCGGTGCATTGCACACTTTGCCGGTTTGCCGTGAACAGAATCTGAAAACAACCTTGCAATATCTCAAAGATAGCGGCTTCCGTATTGTGGCTGCTACCGAAAAAGGAGATTATGATTATACGAAGGCAGATTATACCGGCCCGATGTGTATCATTATGGGGGCTGAGGATACCGGTGTTTCCTATGATAATCTTGCACTATGCGACGAATGGGTCAAGATTCCGATGCTGGGCAGCATTGAATCACTCAATGTATCTGTAGCCGCAGGTATCCTGATTTATGAAGGCGTGAAACAACGTACAAATTAA
- the recN gene encoding DNA repair protein RecN has protein sequence MLRSLYIQNYALIEKLDIRFETGFSVITGETGAGKSIILGAIGLLLGQRADVKAIRQGASKCVIEARFDISAYHMEAFFEENELEYEPECILRREVQSSGKSRAFINDTPASLTQMKELGEQLIDVHSQHQNLLLNKEGFQLNVLDILSHNEEALDVYHHLYQDWKKLCKELDELIVLAEQSKTDEDYIRFQLEQLEEAHLTGGEQEELEQEAETLAHAEDIKAGLYRVGQTLASDEGGLLPVLKESLGALSGLQKVYQPAGELAERMESTYIELKDIAQEISDQGEGIEFNPLRLEEVNDRLNLIYSLEQKHRVQTVEELIALSEQYATRLAAITSYDDRIVKLTERRDAQYNKVKKQAAVLTKARTEIAREVEQQMAARLIPLGIPNVRFQVEMGLKKEPGPQGADTVNFLFSANKNGTLQSVSSVASGGEIARVMLSIKAMIAGAVKLPTIVFDEIDTGVSGEIADRMADIMQEMGEQNRQVISITHLPQIAARGRAHYKVYKRDNDTETNSHIRRLTDEERVEELAHMLSGATLTEAALSNARALLEPSLKERKIIK, from the coding sequence ATGTTACGTTCATTATACATCCAGAATTATGCTCTGATTGAGAAACTCGATATTCGTTTCGAAACCGGATTTTCTGTAATCACCGGAGAGACCGGTGCCGGGAAATCCATTATTCTGGGTGCAATCGGACTTTTACTCGGACAACGTGCCGATGTGAAAGCTATCCGGCAAGGCGCTTCTAAATGTGTCATCGAGGCACGATTCGATATATCGGCCTATCACATGGAAGCCTTTTTTGAAGAGAACGAGTTAGAGTATGAGCCCGAATGCATACTTCGTCGTGAAGTACAGTCATCCGGTAAAAGTAGGGCATTTATCAATGATACACCTGCTTCGCTCACACAAATGAAAGAACTGGGTGAGCAATTGATCGATGTACACTCTCAACATCAGAACCTATTGCTCAATAAGGAGGGCTTCCAGCTTAATGTGCTCGATATTCTTTCCCATAACGAAGAGGCTTTGGATGTATACCATCATTTATATCAGGATTGGAAAAAACTCTGTAAGGAACTCGATGAACTGATTGTTCTGGCTGAACAAAGTAAGACGGATGAGGATTATATTCGTTTTCAGTTGGAACAACTGGAGGAGGCGCATCTTACGGGCGGAGAACAGGAAGAGTTGGAACAAGAGGCCGAGACATTGGCACACGCCGAAGACATCAAGGCCGGACTGTACCGGGTGGGGCAAACTCTTGCTTCAGATGAAGGAGGGCTGCTGCCTGTATTGAAAGAAAGTCTTGGCGCTTTGAGTGGTCTGCAGAAAGTATATCAACCTGCCGGTGAGTTGGCCGAACGGATGGAGAGCACTTACATCGAGTTGAAAGATATAGCTCAGGAGATATCAGATCAGGGCGAAGGCATTGAATTTAATCCATTACGACTGGAGGAAGTAAATGACCGGTTGAACTTGATCTACTCTTTAGAACAAAAACATCGTGTGCAGACCGTCGAAGAGTTGATTGCTCTTTCGGAGCAATATGCAACAAGACTTGCTGCCATTACTTCGTATGACGACCGGATCGTTAAACTGACGGAACGGCGCGATGCACAATATAATAAGGTAAAGAAGCAAGCCGCTGTCTTGACAAAGGCCCGTACAGAGATTGCCCGTGAAGTGGAGCAACAGATGGCTGCCCGTTTGATTCCTTTGGGAATACCCAATGTCCGCTTTCAAGTGGAGATGGGGTTGAAAAAAGAACCGGGTCCACAGGGCGCGGATACTGTTAATTTCTTGTTCTCAGCCAACAAAAACGGAACGCTGCAAAGCGTGTCTTCTGTTGCGTCGGGTGGTGAGATAGCTCGTGTTATGTTATCTATTAAGGCTATGATTGCAGGAGCTGTGAAACTTCCCACAATTGTATTCGACGAGATCGACACCGGTGTATCCGGTGAGATAGCAGATCGTATGGCGGATATTATGCAAGAGATGGGCGAACAAAACCGGCAGGTAATCAGTATTACGCATTTGCCGCAGATTGCCGCCCGTGGACGTGCCCATTATAAAGTGTATAAGCGGGATAATGATACGGAGACTAACAGTCATATCCGTCGTTTGACCGATGAAGAACGGGTAGAGGAACTGGCTCACATGTTGAGTGGTGCCACCTTGACGGAGGCGGCGCTGAGTAATGCGAGGGCGTTGCTGGAACCATCTTTGAAAGAAAGAAAAATAATAAAATAA
- the coaBC gene encoding bifunctional phosphopantothenoylcysteine decarboxylase/phosphopantothenate--cysteine ligase CoaBC, giving the protein MLNGKKIILGITGSIAAYKACYIIRGLIKQGAEVQVVITPAGKEFITPITLSALTGKPVISEFFAQRDGTWNSHVDLGLWADAMLIAPATASTIGKMANGIADNMLITTYLSAKAPVFVAPAMDLDMFAHPSTQKNLDTLRSYGNHIIEPASGELASHLVGKGRMEEPENIIRVLDEFFSSTGELAGKKVLITAGPTYEKIDPVRFIGNYSSGKMGFALAEECARRGADVVLIAGPVQQKTYHSHITRIDVESAQDMYEAAMAQYPLVDAGILCAAVADFTPDAVADKKIKREGDELLLHLKPTHDIAAALGKIKTPGQKLIGFALETNDEQRNAEGKLIRKNFDFIVLNSLNDAGAGFRYDTNKISILSCRGRTDYPLKSKTEVARDIIDRMIKEM; this is encoded by the coding sequence ATGCTGAACGGAAAGAAAATTATACTCGGTATTACCGGTAGCATAGCTGCCTATAAAGCTTGTTACATCATACGTGGCCTGATCAAACAGGGAGCTGAGGTACAAGTCGTAATTACTCCCGCCGGAAAAGAATTTATCACTCCGATAACTCTCTCTGCGTTGACCGGCAAACCTGTCATCAGTGAATTCTTTGCTCAACGTGACGGTACGTGGAATAGCCATGTAGACCTGGGATTGTGGGCGGATGCTATGTTGATAGCCCCTGCCACGGCTTCTACCATCGGAAAAATGGCGAACGGCATAGCCGATAATATGTTGATTACGACTTATCTTTCTGCTAAAGCGCCGGTTTTTGTTGCTCCGGCTATGGACCTGGATATGTTTGCCCATCCCAGTACTCAAAAGAACCTGGATACGCTTCGTTCGTATGGTAATCATATCATTGAGCCGGCTTCGGGTGAATTGGCCAGTCATCTGGTAGGAAAAGGCCGTATGGAAGAACCGGAGAATATAATCCGGGTACTTGATGAATTCTTTTCATCAACGGGCGAACTGGCGGGGAAAAAAGTGCTGATCACGGCCGGACCGACTTATGAAAAGATTGATCCGGTGCGCTTCATCGGCAATTATTCTTCCGGTAAAATGGGGTTTGCCTTGGCTGAGGAGTGTGCCCGTCGCGGAGCCGATGTGGTACTGATTGCAGGGCCGGTACAACAGAAAACATATCATTCACATATTACCCGCATTGATGTGGAGTCCGCTCAGGACATGTATGAAGCAGCCATGGCGCAATACCCCTTGGTCGATGCCGGAATACTGTGTGCAGCGGTAGCGGATTTTACTCCGGACGCTGTTGCTGACAAGAAGATAAAACGCGAAGGAGACGAGTTGTTGCTGCATCTTAAACCCACTCACGATATTGCTGCTGCATTGGGCAAGATAAAAACTCCGGGACAGAAGTTAATCGGTTTTGCTCTTGAAACGAATGACGAGCAGCGCAATGCCGAAGGAAAGCTGATCCGGAAGAACTTTGATTTCATTGTGCTGAATTCGTTGAATGATGCTGGTGCGGGATTCCGTTACGATACCAATAAGATAAGCATTCTTAGTTGCAGGGGCAGAACCGATTATCCGTTAAAATCGAAGACGGAAGTAGCCAGAGATATTATTGATAGAATGATAAAAGAAATGTGA
- a CDS encoding 3'-5' exonuclease translates to MKLNLKNPIVFFDLETTGTNINSDRIVEICYLKVYPNGNEESKTLRINPEMPIPAESSAVHGIYDADVADCPTFKEVAKSIANDIEGCDLAGFNSNRFDIPVLAEEFLRAGVDIDMSKRKFVDVQVIFHKMEQRTLTAAYKFYCGRNLEDAHTAEADTRATYEVLMAQLDRYPEELQNDMSFLADYSSYNKNVDFAGRMVYDDNGVEVFNFGKYKGQSVSEVLKKDPGYYSWILNSDFTLNTKAMLTKIRLRELTGK, encoded by the coding sequence ATGAAACTCAACCTAAAGAATCCTATCGTCTTTTTTGATCTGGAAACGACCGGGACAAATATCAACTCAGACCGAATCGTAGAAATCTGTTATCTTAAAGTGTATCCCAATGGGAATGAAGAGTCGAAAACTCTCCGTATCAATCCCGAAATGCCTATCCCTGCCGAATCATCTGCTGTTCACGGTATTTATGATGCTGATGTAGCCGATTGTCCTACTTTTAAGGAAGTGGCAAAGAGTATTGCCAATGATATCGAGGGTTGTGATCTGGCTGGTTTCAATTCCAACCGTTTTGATATTCCCGTGTTGGCAGAAGAATTTCTGCGTGCGGGTGTGGATATCGATATGAGTAAGCGCAAATTTGTCGATGTACAGGTGATTTTCCATAAGATGGAACAGCGTACCCTTACGGCTGCTTATAAGTTCTATTGTGGCCGTAATCTGGAAGATGCGCATACAGCGGAAGCTGATACCCGTGCCACGTACGAGGTACTGATGGCTCAACTCGATCGTTATCCGGAAGAGTTGCAGAATGATATGTCTTTCCTGGCCGATTATTCAAGCTATAACAAGAATGTGGATTTTGCAGGACGTATGGTATATGACGACAATGGGGTAGAGGTTTTCAACTTTGGTAAATACAAAGGACAGTCGGTGAGTGAAGTACTGAAAAAAGATCCGGGATATTACAGTTGGATTCTGAACAGTGATTTCACGTTGAATACAAAAGCCATGTTGACCAAGATTCGTCTGCGTGAGTTAACCGGAAAATAA
- the dnaN gene encoding DNA polymerase III subunit beta, giving the protein MKFIVSSTALFSHLQAVSRVINSKNALPILDCFLFQLEDGTLSVTVSDSETTMVTSVEVNESDSNGKFAVAAKTLLDALKEIPEQPLTFDIKPDTYEITVQYQNGKYSLMGQNADEFPQSATLGDNAVRVEMEAQILLGGINRSVFATADDELRPVMNGIYFDITTEDITMVASDGHKLVRCKTLAARGNERAAFILPKKPATLLKNLLPKESGMVVIEFDERNAVFTLESYRMVCRLIEGRYPNYNSVIPQNNPHKVTVDRMQLMGALRRVSIFSSQASSLIKLRMQENQIVVSAQDIDFSTSAEETQVCQYAGAAMSIGFKSTFLIDILNNISADEVVIELADPSRAGVIIPVEQEENEDLLMLLMPMMLND; this is encoded by the coding sequence ATGAAATTTATCGTTTCAAGTACTGCACTTTTCAGCCATTTACAGGCTGTTAGCCGTGTGATAAACTCAAAAAATGCACTGCCTATTTTAGATTGTTTTCTCTTTCAGTTGGAGGACGGAACACTGTCTGTGACTGTCTCTGATAGTGAAACTACAATGGTAACCTCGGTTGAGGTGAACGAGAGTGATTCTAACGGAAAATTTGCTGTAGCTGCAAAGACATTGCTCGATGCATTGAAGGAGATACCGGAACAACCGTTGACATTCGATATCAAACCGGATACTTATGAAATTACGGTACAGTACCAGAATGGTAAATATAGCCTGATGGGACAGAATGCCGATGAATTCCCACAATCGGCTACACTTGGCGATAATGCAGTTCGTGTAGAGATGGAAGCACAGATTCTGCTGGGAGGCATTAACCGTTCGGTATTTGCTACGGCTGATGATGAACTTCGTCCGGTGATGAACGGTATCTACTTTGACATTACGACGGAAGACATTACGATGGTGGCTTCGGACGGACACAAGTTGGTGCGTTGCAAAACATTGGCTGCGCGCGGAAACGAACGTGCCGCATTTATTTTACCCAAAAAACCGGCGACTCTGTTGAAGAACCTTTTGCCTAAAGAATCGGGTATGGTAGTGATCGAGTTTGACGAACGCAACGCTGTCTTCACGCTTGAAAGTTATCGTATGGTATGCCGTCTGATAGAGGGACGCTATCCCAATTATAATTCAGTAATTCCGCAAAATAATCCGCATAAAGTTACGGTGGACCGTATGCAACTGATGGGCGCCTTGCGTCGTGTATCTATTTTTTCTTCGCAGGCAAGCAGCCTTATAAAACTCCGCATGCAGGAAAACCAGATCGTGGTTTCGGCTCAGGATATTGACTTCTCTACCTCTGCAGAGGAAACACAGGTATGCCAATATGCCGGTGCAGCCATGAGTATCGGTTTCAAATCTACTTTCCTGATCGATATCCTGAATAATATCTCGGCGGACGAAGTGGTTATCGAATTGGCTGATCCGTCAAGGGCCGGTGTCATTATCCCGGTAGAACAGGAAGAAAATGAAGACTTGCTGATGTTGCTGATGCCGATGATGCTGAACGATTAA
- a CDS encoding DUF3127 domain-containing protein — MEFTGKIIAILQPRGGVSKTSGNEWKAQEYVIENHDQYPKKMCFDIFGADKIEQFNIQMGEELTVSFDIDARQWQDRWFNSIRAWKVERVSAGAPMAPGAPVPPPAPSSAPEFIAGDAKDDLPF; from the coding sequence ATGGAATTTACAGGAAAAATTATCGCTATACTCCAGCCCAGAGGTGGAGTTTCTAAAACCAGCGGCAACGAATGGAAAGCCCAGGAGTATGTAATCGAAAATCATGACCAATACCCTAAGAAAATGTGTTTCGACATTTTCGGAGCAGACAAAATAGAACAATTCAACATCCAAATGGGTGAAGAGTTGACCGTGTCATTCGATATCGATGCACGTCAATGGCAGGATCGCTGGTTCAACAGTATCCGCGCATGGAAAGTAGAACGCGTAAGTGCAGGCGCACCCATGGCTCCGGGAGCTCCGGTTCCTCCTCCGGCACCCTCTTCGGCACCCGAATTTATTGCCGGTGACGCAAAAGACGATCTGCCTTTCTAA
- a CDS encoding DUF3352 domain-containing protein, translating into MKLRTIVKIAVISSVVLLCTGFAMFSFFRLSAAEGRKDFNLYTLVPGSATVVLETDDLAGMIQGINELSCSKDRHFLYVSKLFSYLKLHLYTLLEDTPHGLSKQMNKVLLSFHEPDNDRNQVLYCSLGNGDYELVEKFIRKYCSSSFPSKLFDYKGEEIRIYPMPDDSFLACYFTSDFLVVSYQKKLIEQVIDARLSKKSLLTDASFAKVHEDKRARVAATIYARMQPLSMGKATDGIRSCTQLGGWTEFDMKMNGDAIYFSGVSHDTDTCLTFMNVLRQQQPVEDFPGDILPASTFFFNKRSVTDMQAMLDFTARQEYTTSTYSDYIRDRDGELLAYLKENAGGEIVTCLFHSTDTLSNPCAVMSIPLRDGQQAERVLQGMLRTAPKEVDGPPKPRTTFCKTPLRAYTLYVLPRNTLFTQLTGITESALYIYACFYEGRLVLAPDVESLTAYLRHLDKKEILDDTPGYEEAVVNLSPSYNFMMVADLGETFSQPENYVRLIPAFFFRNQEFFRHFILSAQFTCTDGIVYPNVVLIYKGESDDVS; encoded by the coding sequence ATGAAACTCCGTACGATAGTGAAAATAGCCGTAATCTCGTCTGTTGTACTGCTGTGTACAGGCTTTGCCATGTTTTCTTTCTTCAGGTTGTCGGCGGCGGAAGGACGCAAGGATTTTAATCTCTACACGCTTGTTCCGGGTTCGGCCACTGTAGTCCTCGAGACGGATGATCTTGCCGGAATGATACAGGGGATCAATGAGTTGAGTTGCAGTAAAGACCGACATTTTCTTTATGTTTCCAAATTATTTTCTTATCTGAAGCTCCATCTGTATACGTTGTTGGAAGATACGCCGCACGGGTTGAGCAAGCAGATGAATAAAGTGTTGTTGAGTTTCCATGAACCCGACAATGATCGCAACCAGGTGTTGTATTGCAGCTTGGGAAACGGCGATTACGAGTTGGTGGAAAAGTTTATACGTAAATACTGTTCGAGTAGTTTCCCGTCAAAGCTGTTTGACTATAAAGGGGAAGAGATTCGTATTTATCCGATGCCGGATGACAGTTTCCTGGCTTGTTATTTCACTTCCGACTTTCTGGTTGTGAGTTATCAGAAAAAACTGATTGAGCAAGTGATCGATGCCCGTTTGTCCAAGAAATCTTTGCTGACCGATGCCTCGTTTGCCAAAGTACACGAGGATAAACGTGCCCGTGTGGCAGCTACTATTTATGCCCGTATGCAACCGTTGAGTATGGGAAAGGCTACCGACGGGATTCGTTCGTGTACACAGTTGGGCGGATGGACCGAATTTGATATGAAAATGAATGGAGATGCCATTTATTTCTCCGGTGTCAGCCATGATACGGATACTTGTCTGACATTTATGAATGTGTTGCGCCAACAACAACCGGTGGAGGATTTCCCGGGAGATATCCTGCCGGCTTCTACTTTTTTCTTCAATAAACGGTCGGTAACCGATATGCAGGCTATGCTTGATTTCACTGCCAGGCAGGAGTATACGACATCGACTTATTCCGACTATATCAGAGATCGGGATGGGGAGTTGCTCGCATATCTTAAAGAGAATGCCGGGGGTGAGATTGTGACTTGTCTGTTTCATTCGACAGATACTCTTTCAAATCCTTGTGCGGTGATGAGTATTCCATTGAGGGATGGGCAGCAGGCTGAGCGTGTGTTGCAGGGAATGCTTCGCACTGCTCCGAAGGAGGTAGACGGTCCTCCGAAACCACGTACTACTTTCTGTAAAACTCCTTTAAGGGCTTATACGCTCTATGTACTGCCTCGTAATACGTTGTTTACGCAATTGACCGGGATAACAGAGTCGGCTTTATACATTTACGCTTGCTTCTACGAGGGAAGACTGGTTCTGGCCCCGGATGTGGAAAGCCTTACCGCATATCTCCGTCATCTGGATAAAAAAGAAATTCTGGATGATACTCCCGGATATGAAGAGGCGGTGGTCAATCTTTCTCCGTCGTACAACTTTATGATGGTTGCTGATTTGGGAGAGACTTTCTCACAACCGGAGAATTATGTGAGGCTGATACCTGCATTTTTCTTTCGTAATCAGGAATTTTTCCGCCACTTTATTCTTTCTGCACAATTTACTTGTACGGACGGAATTGTATATCCCAATGTGGTATTGATTTACAAAGGTGAGTCTGATGACGTTTCCTGA
- a CDS encoding MBL fold metallo-hydrolase — translation MKIRILGSGTSTGVPEIGCTCAVCTSKDPRDCRLRTSALVYTDDATILLDCGPDFREQMLRVPFGKIDAVLISHEHYDHVGGLDDLRPFCRFGEVPIYAETYTAERLRSRMPYCFVEHSYPGVPNIPLREIEPNRPFLVNHTEVLPLRVMHGKLPILGYRIGKLGYITDMLTMPDESFEQLQGIEVLVMNALRIAPHNTHQSLSEALEAVKRIGAKETWLIHMSHHIGLQADVEKQLPPHVHFAFDGLELEC, via the coding sequence ATGAAAATAAGAATACTTGGTAGCGGGACTTCTACCGGAGTGCCCGAAATAGGATGTACTTGTGCGGTTTGTACTTCAAAAGATCCGAGAGATTGCCGTCTTCGCACCTCAGCATTGGTGTATACTGACGACGCTACTATACTGCTGGATTGCGGTCCGGATTTTAGGGAACAGATGTTGCGCGTTCCGTTTGGAAAGATCGATGCTGTGTTGATTTCGCATGAACATTATGATCATGTGGGAGGGTTGGATGATCTTCGCCCTTTCTGCCGTTTCGGGGAAGTGCCCATCTATGCCGAAACTTATACAGCCGAACGTTTGCGCAGCCGGATGCCCTATTGCTTTGTGGAGCATTCCTATCCGGGAGTTCCGAATATTCCTTTGCGTGAGATTGAACCCAATCGCCCTTTTCTTGTTAATCATACCGAAGTGTTACCCTTAAGGGTAATGCATGGCAAACTGCCCATTTTGGGATATCGGATCGGAAAGCTTGGATATATAACAGATATGCTGACCATGCCCGATGAATCGTTTGAGCAGTTGCAAGGGATAGAGGTGCTGGTGATGAATGCATTGCGCATAGCGCCACACAACACCCATCAGAGCCTGTCTGAAGCATTGGAGGCTGTGAAACGCATCGGAGCGAAGGAAACCTGGCTGATTCACATGAGTCACCATATCGGACTTCAGGCAGATGTAGAGAAGCAACTTCCTCCGCATGTGCATTTTGCATTCGACGGGCTTGAATTAGAATGTTAG